In a single window of the Acidobacteriota bacterium genome:
- the serS gene encoding serine--tRNA ligase, whose amino-acid sequence MLAADFIRTHLDEVKQMLVNRGSALTIDEFVELDARRRQLIGESEKNKALLNRVSPEIGALMKAGKKEEADGKRAEMKELKVTIETQEKELAEVEVKLSEVVTAIPNMPHSSVPVGGESANQEISRWGEPREFSFEPKDHVDLGVALGILDQERAVKITGARFSVLNGMGARMERALINFMLDIHTQEHGYQEMLPPFIINAASLFGTGQLPKFEADLFKLTDERGLYLAPTAEVPVTNYYRDEILDGAKLPISFTAYTPCFRSEAGSYGRDTRGLIRQHQFDKVELVKFTKPEESYAEHEKLTANAEVILQRLELPYRKVVLATGDMGAASAKTYDLEVWLPSQKTYREISSCSNFEAFQARRASIRFRREAGAKPELVHTLNGSGLAVGRTWLAILENYQQEDGSIEIPKALRPYLGGLEVIR is encoded by the coding sequence ATGCTTGCTGCTGATTTTATTCGCACCCACCTTGACGAGGTTAAACAGATGCTCGTCAATCGGGGGAGTGCCTTAACCATTGATGAATTTGTTGAACTTGACGCCCGACGCCGCCAATTGATCGGTGAGTCGGAAAAAAACAAAGCCCTGTTAAACCGCGTCAGTCCTGAAATCGGGGCGTTGATGAAAGCTGGCAAAAAAGAAGAAGCCGACGGCAAACGGGCTGAGATGAAAGAGCTGAAAGTCACCATCGAAACCCAGGAAAAAGAACTGGCTGAGGTGGAAGTCAAACTAAGTGAGGTGGTGACCGCTATTCCAAACATGCCACATTCGTCAGTTCCAGTCGGAGGTGAATCGGCCAACCAGGAAATTTCCCGCTGGGGTGAACCGCGTGAATTTTCCTTTGAGCCCAAAGATCACGTAGACCTGGGCGTGGCACTCGGCATTCTGGATCAGGAACGGGCCGTCAAAATCACCGGCGCCCGGTTTTCGGTGCTCAACGGCATGGGCGCCCGGATGGAACGTGCCCTGATCAATTTCATGCTCGACATCCACACCCAGGAACACGGCTATCAGGAAATGTTGCCGCCGTTCATCATCAACGCCGCTTCGCTGTTTGGAACCGGACAACTGCCGAAATTTGAAGCGGATTTGTTCAAATTGACAGATGAGCGTGGTCTGTATCTGGCGCCAACGGCTGAGGTTCCGGTGACCAACTACTATCGGGACGAAATCCTGGACGGAGCGAAGCTGCCAATTTCCTTTACCGCCTACACCCCGTGTTTCCGGTCCGAAGCTGGAAGTTATGGCCGCGACACGCGTGGATTGATCCGCCAGCATCAGTTTGACAAGGTGGAGCTGGTGAAATTTACCAAACCTGAAGAATCCTATGCCGAACACGAAAAGCTGACGGCCAATGCCGAAGTGATTTTGCAGCGGCTGGAATTGCCTTACCGCAAAGTCGTGCTGGCGACGGGCGATATGGGCGCCGCATCGGCCAAAACCTATGATCTGGAAGTCTGGCTGCCAAGCCAAAAAACGTATCGCGAAATTTCGTCTTGCTCAAACTTCGAAGCGTTTCAGGCGCGCCGGGCCAGTATTCGGTTTCGTCGTGAAGCCGGGGCCAAACCGGAGCTGGTCCACACCCTCAACGGCTCGGGTTTAGCTGTCGGTCGGACCTGGCTGGCAATTCTGGAGAATTATCAGCAGGAAGATGGCTCGATTGAAATTCCAAAGGCCCTGCGGCCATATCTGGGTGGGTTGGAAGTGATTCGGTAG
- a CDS encoding amidohydrolase family protein, whose product MIDIHVHFFPSRVFQAIWNYFETESFGLWKVHYKVHGPEHVATLKQQGVKRFTSLVYAHRPGMAHFLNEFVRESAQEIPELIPFGTIFAGDGNTAAVAQRIFEEYGFHGIKLHPFVSQEMLDDERFFPAYEVMEGMEKILLCHPGSGPVYLLKDGAERLRRVVETFPKLKVIVAHCGAFEYDDYRALAEDFETIYFDTAMNCVHATVFQKNCPGRDFFLRFQDRILYGSDFPNIPYPYADQLAGLRSLELGPEIESKLFRLNAERLINDKITKVTEITR is encoded by the coding sequence GTGATTGATATTCACGTCCATTTTTTCCCGTCCAGGGTGTTTCAAGCGATCTGGAATTATTTTGAAACCGAAAGCTTCGGGCTGTGGAAAGTCCATTATAAGGTCCATGGGCCAGAACATGTCGCCACGCTCAAACAGCAGGGCGTTAAACGCTTTACGTCGCTGGTGTATGCCCATCGCCCTGGAATGGCTCATTTTTTGAATGAATTTGTGCGTGAATCAGCCCAGGAAATCCCCGAACTGATTCCATTTGGGACAATTTTTGCTGGTGATGGCAACACGGCGGCAGTGGCGCAACGGATTTTTGAGGAATATGGTTTTCATGGGATCAAGCTCCACCCGTTTGTGTCACAGGAAATGCTTGATGATGAACGGTTTTTCCCAGCTTATGAAGTGATGGAAGGGATGGAAAAAATCCTGCTCTGTCATCCTGGCTCGGGGCCCGTGTACTTGCTCAAAGATGGTGCTGAGCGGCTCCGGCGTGTCGTTGAGACGTTTCCAAAGCTCAAGGTCATCGTGGCGCATTGTGGTGCTTTTGAATATGACGACTATCGAGCCCTTGCCGAAGACTTTGAAACGATTTACTTTGACACGGCGATGAACTGTGTTCACGCCACGGTTTTTCAGAAAAACTGCCCTGGTCGCGATTTCTTTCTCCGCTTTCAGGATCGCATTTTGTACGGCTCAGATTTTCCGAACATTCCCTACCCCTATGCCGATCAACTGGCAGGTCTTCGCAGCCTTGAGTTAGGGCCGGAAATCGAGTCGAAACTCTTCAGGCTCAATGCGGAGAGGCTGATCAATGACAAGATAACAAAGGTGACCGAAATAACAAGGTGA